A genomic segment from Sorangium aterium encodes:
- a CDS encoding outer membrane beta-barrel protein, with the protein MRRCLTHALVAVAMTAPMSAFAQEDSNCPPGAWFCEEVEPPRDPAAEPPPAAPAEAAPAEAPPPPPARGARPAPPVVVYETSPSGPPPQVIVVTPGAAPPPRVIVRRVAPPAPPPPVKRRWRRHWGINLRMEGVMLGREHGGAEDAGMGGVGISLRYRPVPAFAIDAGADFLAGTDYNGDQRTEVPLSLSGMLFVNPRSRTQFYFMGGLNIAHAEVDRSSSEAAAGSTEFVPNTEYDYFGAHGGIGLEFRLSPRIALNVDALGFVRSRTDGGLVPEFTDPDTGRTTNTSGGGLFRGGLSIYW; encoded by the coding sequence ATGCGCCGTTGCTTGACCCATGCCCTTGTTGCGGTGGCGATGACCGCGCCGATGAGCGCGTTCGCGCAGGAGGACAGCAACTGTCCTCCCGGCGCGTGGTTCTGCGAGGAAGTGGAGCCGCCTCGCGATCCCGCCGCAGAACCTCCGCCCGCCGCTCCTGCCGAGGCCGCGCCTGCCGAGGCGCCGCCGCCCCCGCCGGCCAGAGGAGCCCGTCCCGCCCCGCCGGTCGTCGTCTACGAGACCTCGCCGTCGGGCCCGCCTCCTCAGGTGATCGTCGTGACGCCTGGGGCGGCCCCTCCGCCGCGCGTGATCGTGCGCCGCGTGGCGCCCCCGGCGCCGCCTCCGCCGGTGAAGCGGCGCTGGCGGCGCCACTGGGGGATCAACCTCCGCATGGAGGGCGTCATGCTGGGGCGCGAGCACGGCGGCGCGGAGGACGCTGGCATGGGAGGCGTCGGGATCAGCCTGCGCTACCGGCCCGTCCCGGCGTTTGCGATCGATGCAGGCGCCGACTTCCTCGCGGGCACGGACTACAACGGCGACCAGCGGACCGAGGTGCCGCTCTCGCTGAGCGGGATGCTGTTCGTCAACCCGCGCAGCCGCACCCAGTTCTACTTCATGGGCGGCCTGAACATCGCGCACGCCGAGGTCGATCGCTCCTCGAGCGAGGCCGCGGCTGGCAGCACCGAGTTCGTTCCGAATACGGAGTACGACTATTTCGGTGCGCACGGCGGCATCGGCCTCGAGTTCCGGCTTTCCCCTCGCATCGCCTTGAACGTCGATGCGCTCGGCTTCGTGCGCAGCCGTACGGACGGTGGGCTCGTTCCCGAGTTCACGGATCCAGACACCGGCCGCACGACCAACACATCGGGCGGCGGGCTCTTCCGCGGCGGGCTCAGCATCTACTGGTGA
- the lnt gene encoding apolipoprotein N-acyltransferase, whose amino-acid sequence MRALRGRAPLFLSLAGGATFALTAPPTDLVPAVIVGLALLAAAVHDAPTVWRAFGRGAVWGTAAGIVGLRFVPEVIQRFTPLGAAASYLALVLLAAAQSLVWAVCGGITSALIRRLRAPLELAFATGVFAAVAIPTVFGWTPAGLMSPWPALVQLADLIGERGVSVLFAVGAALLTRAGLAASGRAPGGRPLESALAQESRPVRLRLPRAILYPALSSVALFGLLAVHGALRMAAVERASAGLPTARVALVNQAVGPHERWQAKNHPRILRTLHELTREAEAGGAELTLWPEAAYPYPLSHSARQAPRGGRAILGPDIRGPILAGLITQAPPVKAADGVEERNSYNSATLVLPDGSMQPTQDKLQLLWFGETVPGGAYLPWLRRIFQKSGGLIPGAEPRALTLPREHGPALRIGVLNCYEDTLTGVGRRITGTLAPSLLVNITNDAWFTGSAEPELHARLAVMRAIELRRDLVRAVNLGVVSWIDARGVVRSRDESAAPGVTFATPSIRDTPLTLYTRLGDAPMATLLALASIGCALRARRSTAKAPQRARGVSSGARPPAGPPELAPPDAATQAAATDAPLSRP is encoded by the coding sequence ATGCGCGCGCTCCGTGGCCGCGCCCCGCTGTTCCTTTCGCTCGCTGGCGGCGCGACGTTCGCCCTCACGGCGCCGCCCACGGATCTGGTCCCCGCCGTCATCGTTGGCCTCGCCCTGCTGGCGGCCGCCGTCCACGACGCCCCGACGGTCTGGCGCGCCTTCGGGCGCGGCGCTGTGTGGGGAACGGCGGCGGGCATCGTGGGCCTGCGCTTCGTGCCAGAGGTCATCCAGCGGTTCACACCTCTCGGCGCGGCCGCCTCGTACCTCGCGCTGGTGCTGCTCGCGGCCGCTCAGTCGCTGGTCTGGGCGGTCTGCGGCGGCATCACGAGCGCGCTCATCCGGCGGCTGCGCGCTCCCCTCGAGCTCGCGTTTGCGACCGGCGTGTTCGCCGCCGTGGCCATCCCGACCGTCTTCGGCTGGACTCCTGCCGGTCTCATGAGCCCCTGGCCGGCGCTCGTGCAGCTCGCCGACCTCATCGGCGAGCGGGGCGTCTCCGTGCTGTTCGCCGTCGGGGCGGCCTTGCTCACCCGCGCCGGTCTGGCCGCCTCGGGGAGAGCGCCGGGCGGGCGGCCGCTCGAGAGCGCGCTCGCTCAGGAATCGCGGCCCGTCCGCCTTCGGTTGCCCCGAGCGATCCTCTACCCGGCGCTCTCGAGCGTCGCGCTGTTCGGGTTGCTCGCGGTCCACGGTGCGCTGCGGATGGCCGCGGTCGAGCGCGCCAGCGCCGGCCTGCCGACGGCGCGGGTCGCGCTCGTCAACCAGGCGGTCGGGCCGCATGAGCGCTGGCAAGCGAAGAACCACCCGCGGATCCTGCGGACCCTGCACGAGCTCACCCGGGAGGCCGAGGCCGGCGGCGCAGAGCTCACCCTCTGGCCCGAGGCGGCGTATCCTTACCCCCTCTCGCACAGCGCCCGGCAGGCGCCGCGCGGCGGTCGAGCGATCCTGGGGCCCGACATCCGCGGCCCCATCCTCGCGGGGCTCATCACCCAGGCGCCGCCCGTGAAGGCCGCCGACGGCGTCGAGGAACGGAACAGCTACAACTCCGCGACCCTCGTGCTCCCTGATGGGAGCATGCAGCCGACGCAGGACAAGCTGCAGCTGCTCTGGTTCGGCGAGACGGTCCCGGGCGGCGCTTACCTGCCCTGGCTGCGGCGCATCTTCCAGAAAAGCGGCGGGCTCATCCCGGGCGCAGAGCCGCGCGCCCTCACGTTGCCCCGAGAGCACGGGCCCGCGCTCCGGATCGGGGTGCTCAACTGTTACGAGGACACGCTCACCGGGGTGGGGCGGCGGATCACCGGGACGCTCGCCCCGAGCCTCCTCGTCAACATCACGAACGACGCCTGGTTCACCGGGAGCGCCGAGCCCGAGCTGCACGCGAGGCTCGCGGTCATGCGTGCCATCGAGCTGCGCCGGGATCTCGTGCGCGCCGTGAACCTCGGCGTCGTGTCGTGGATCGACGCCCGAGGCGTGGTGCGCAGCCGCGACGAGAGCGCAGCGCCGGGGGTGACCTTTGCGACCCCCTCGATCAGGGACACGCCGCTGACGCTCTACACCCGGCTGGGCGACGCCCCGATGGCGACGCTGCTCGCCCTCGCGAGCATCGGCTGTGCGCTCCGGGCGCGACGCTCCACAGCGAAGGCCCCGCAACGAGCCCGGGGCGTCAGCTCGGGGGCGCGACCGCCTGCGGGGCCCCCGGAGCTCGCGCCGCCCGATGCGGCGACGCAAGCTGCGGCCACGGACGCGCCGCTCAGCCGTCCTTGA
- a CDS encoding HU family DNA-binding protein gives MPGSNKLTKAQMIVGLAEATHLDKKSVASVLDALGELVKKELGPEGPGEVTVPGLVKIKAKEIPATQDREGVNPFTKQPMTIKGKPASRKLRAAPVKALKDG, from the coding sequence ATGCCCGGTTCGAACAAGCTGACCAAGGCGCAGATGATCGTCGGTCTTGCCGAGGCCACCCACCTCGACAAGAAGTCCGTGGCCAGCGTGCTCGATGCGCTCGGCGAGCTGGTGAAGAAAGAGCTCGGTCCGGAGGGGCCGGGCGAGGTCACGGTTCCGGGCCTCGTGAAGATCAAGGCGAAGGAGATCCCGGCCACGCAGGACCGGGAAGGCGTCAATCCGTTCACGAAGCAGCCGATGACCATCAAGGGCAAGCCGGCGAGCCGCAAGCTCCGCGCGGCGCCCGTCAAGGCGCTCAAGGACGGCTGA
- the ybeY gene encoding rRNA maturation RNase YbeY, giving the protein MRRRSPSWYSDPVAEKRKESSGTKRRGSRPAAPAVVSVTTQGGPFKGVSTAVVRRRASKMLAHLALEGVELSVALVNDEAIHELNRSYRRKDKPTDVLAFPLLDQNGANSRRRGRRGPVDPSVWRGLLGDVIVSIDTAARQAAERDRPLLDEITMLLGHGLLHLLGYDHKTDAEEREMTDLTRELEVAAASRSNSTTVIKPHRSTATPNATPKKTGAR; this is encoded by the coding sequence ATGCGAAGAAGATCCCCGAGCTGGTATAGCGATCCCGTGGCCGAGAAGCGCAAGGAGAGCTCGGGGACGAAGCGCCGCGGGAGCCGCCCGGCGGCCCCCGCGGTCGTGTCCGTCACGACGCAGGGAGGGCCCTTCAAGGGGGTGTCGACAGCGGTCGTGCGCCGGCGGGCGAGCAAGATGCTCGCCCACCTCGCGTTGGAGGGCGTGGAGCTCTCCGTCGCCCTGGTGAACGATGAGGCCATCCACGAGCTCAACCGCAGCTACCGGCGCAAGGACAAGCCGACCGACGTCCTCGCCTTCCCGCTGCTCGACCAGAACGGAGCCAACTCGCGCAGGCGCGGCCGGCGAGGTCCCGTGGATCCGTCGGTGTGGCGCGGTCTTCTCGGCGACGTGATCGTCTCGATCGACACGGCCGCGCGGCAGGCCGCCGAGCGAGATCGCCCGCTGCTCGACGAGATCACGATGCTGCTCGGGCACGGCCTGCTCCACCTGCTCGGCTATGACCACAAGACCGACGCAGAAGAGCGGGAAATGACGGATTTGACCCGTGAGCTCGAGGTCGCGGCGGCGTCTCGAAGCAACAGCACCACTGTAATCAAACCACATCGCAGCACCGCGACGCCAAACGCGACGCCAAAGAAGACGGGGGCGCGATGA
- the fsa gene encoding fructose-6-phosphate aldolase → MKVFIDSGDIAEIREAQSMGVIDGVTTNPSLLAKAGKPTKRAIAEICEVVDGPISAEVVAVEKDAILREGRELAKIHRNVVVKVPLIDEGLKAVRIFASEGIKTNVTLCFSAAQALLAAKAGATFVSPFVGRVDDAAGDGMDLVLQVVTIFRNYGLSTQVLTASVRHPVHFVQAAMIGSHAATMPLKVIKQLIKHPLTDVGLAQFLADAKKIPELV, encoded by the coding sequence ATGAAGGTGTTCATCGATTCAGGGGATATCGCGGAAATCAGGGAAGCGCAGTCGATGGGGGTCATCGACGGCGTCACGACCAACCCGTCGCTCCTCGCCAAGGCCGGCAAGCCGACGAAGCGGGCGATCGCCGAGATCTGCGAGGTGGTCGACGGCCCCATCTCGGCCGAGGTGGTGGCGGTCGAGAAGGACGCGATCCTCCGCGAGGGTCGCGAGCTCGCGAAGATTCACCGGAACGTGGTGGTCAAGGTGCCGCTCATCGACGAGGGGCTCAAGGCCGTCCGCATCTTCGCTTCCGAGGGCATCAAGACGAACGTGACCCTCTGCTTCTCGGCCGCCCAGGCGCTGCTCGCGGCCAAGGCTGGGGCCACGTTCGTGTCGCCGTTCGTCGGGCGCGTCGACGACGCCGCGGGAGACGGGATGGATCTCGTCCTGCAGGTCGTGACCATCTTCAGGAACTACGGCCTCTCGACGCAGGTGCTCACCGCGAGCGTACGGCACCCCGTCCACTTCGTGCAGGCCGCCATGATCGGCTCGCACGCCGCGACGATGCCGCTCAAGGTCATCAAGCAGCTGATCAAGCACCCGCTCACCGACGTCGGGCTCGCGCAGTTCTTGGCAGATGCGAAGAAGATCCCCGAGCTGGTATAG
- the secA gene encoding preprotein translocase subunit SecA has protein sequence MFTWAMKKIFGTSHERAIRRMRPRVEVISRMEPELQKLSDAQLRAKTAEFKEKLANGATLDDILVPAFAVCREASRRALKMRHYDVQLIGGMVLHNGCIAEMRTGEGKTLVATLPCYLNALEGKGVHVVTVNDYLARRDAEWMGKLYGFLGLSTGVVVNQQGDAEKRDAYRCDITYGQNNEFGFDYLRDNMKFSALEYAQRPLHYAIVDEVDSILIDEARTPLIISGQGERSSDKYRTINEVIPQLRNEEHYAVDEKAHSVTLTDEGVETAERLLASLQVLKGTNLYDPVNLETLHILNQCLRAHTLYKRDVNYMVRDGKVLIIDEFTGRVLAGRRWSDGLHQAVEAKENVRIQEESRTMATITFQNLFRLYKKLSGMTGTADTEAAEFHSTYKLDCVIIPTNKPVVRVDYEDLVYKTEKEKFTAVINEILEKHELGQPILVGTTSVEKSTAISRILTKRGVKHNVLNAKHHENEAYVVAQAGRKGAITVSTNMAGRGTDIILGGNAEMLAKLKFKEQNRQPEAEPEAFEALVEEIKKECTAEGDEIREIGGLYILGTERHESRRIDNQLRGRAGRQGDPGTSKFYLSLEDDLMRIFAGDRVKNLMERMGMPDDEPIEHPWVTKSVENAQKKVEERNFDIRKNLLEYDDVMSAQRKTIYDMRQSLLVGRYSPEIIDEEGKPTGEKRTIKPLASIVELVRPDVGYLLGMFANDPVMPLDADGNRREIVRKDFEKTERFVELENMQREIYTRWGVKLELESRADKVLEIYDECSELMPLALTEQRERLLDLMDRIIGAMVEESCPARKPPEDWDWGGIFQGFREHFGVELPDDIAHIGDQETLARELYDRAEKAYEKREEEIGVELSLRIFRHLYLEELDKAWVDHLTDMDHLRDGIGLRGYGQKDPKQEYKKEGYNMFVNMVARVSSNVVTKLFSVNVRRAEQEEAQIEAADRERHAAALLDAVAQHDESLPIGANPAPALPQPAVMQEQECPCGSGQPFNKCHGVEDEATA, from the coding sequence ATGTTCACTTGGGCGATGAAGAAGATTTTCGGCACCTCGCACGAGCGTGCCATCCGCCGCATGCGACCCCGGGTCGAGGTGATCAGCAGGATGGAGCCGGAGCTGCAGAAGCTCTCGGACGCCCAGCTCCGGGCAAAGACGGCGGAGTTCAAGGAGAAGCTCGCCAACGGGGCGACGCTGGACGACATCCTGGTCCCGGCGTTCGCGGTCTGCCGCGAGGCGTCGAGGCGCGCGCTCAAGATGCGCCATTACGACGTGCAGCTCATCGGCGGCATGGTGCTCCACAACGGCTGCATCGCCGAGATGCGCACCGGCGAGGGCAAGACGCTGGTCGCGACGCTCCCCTGCTATCTGAACGCCCTCGAGGGCAAGGGCGTCCACGTCGTCACGGTGAACGATTACCTGGCGCGGCGCGACGCCGAGTGGATGGGCAAGCTGTACGGCTTCCTCGGCCTGTCGACGGGCGTGGTCGTCAACCAGCAGGGCGACGCCGAGAAGCGCGACGCGTACCGCTGTGACATCACGTACGGCCAGAACAACGAGTTCGGCTTCGACTACCTGCGCGACAACATGAAGTTCTCGGCGCTCGAGTACGCGCAGCGCCCGCTGCACTATGCGATCGTCGACGAGGTCGACTCCATCCTCATCGACGAGGCGCGGACTCCGCTCATCATCAGCGGGCAGGGGGAGCGCTCGAGCGACAAGTACCGCACGATCAACGAGGTGATCCCGCAGCTCCGGAACGAGGAGCATTACGCCGTCGACGAGAAGGCGCACTCGGTGACGCTGACCGACGAGGGCGTGGAGACGGCAGAGCGGCTGCTCGCCTCGCTCCAGGTGCTCAAGGGCACGAACCTCTATGATCCGGTGAACCTCGAGACGCTACACATCCTGAACCAGTGCTTGCGCGCGCACACGCTCTACAAGCGCGACGTCAACTACATGGTACGCGACGGCAAGGTGCTCATCATCGATGAGTTCACCGGCCGCGTCCTGGCGGGGCGCCGGTGGTCGGACGGCCTGCATCAGGCCGTCGAGGCGAAGGAGAACGTCCGGATCCAGGAGGAGAGCCGGACGATGGCGACGATCACCTTCCAGAACCTCTTCCGGCTGTACAAGAAGCTCTCCGGGATGACCGGCACCGCGGACACGGAAGCGGCGGAGTTCCACAGCACGTACAAGCTCGACTGCGTCATCATCCCCACGAACAAGCCGGTGGTCCGCGTCGACTACGAGGATCTCGTCTACAAGACCGAGAAGGAGAAGTTCACGGCGGTCATCAACGAGATCCTCGAGAAGCACGAGCTCGGCCAGCCGATCCTGGTGGGCACGACGAGCGTCGAGAAGAGCACCGCGATCAGCCGGATCCTGACGAAGCGGGGCGTGAAGCACAACGTGCTGAACGCGAAGCACCACGAGAACGAGGCCTACGTGGTCGCGCAGGCGGGCCGCAAAGGGGCCATCACGGTCTCGACCAACATGGCGGGTCGCGGGACGGACATCATCCTGGGCGGCAACGCGGAGATGCTCGCCAAGCTCAAGTTCAAGGAGCAGAACCGCCAGCCCGAGGCGGAGCCCGAGGCGTTCGAGGCTCTGGTCGAGGAGATCAAGAAGGAGTGCACCGCGGAGGGCGACGAGATCCGCGAGATCGGCGGGCTGTACATCCTGGGCACCGAGCGGCACGAGTCGCGCCGCATCGACAACCAGCTGCGCGGCCGCGCCGGCCGCCAGGGCGACCCCGGGACGTCGAAGTTCTACCTGTCCCTCGAGGACGACCTCATGCGCATCTTCGCCGGGGATCGGGTGAAGAACCTGATGGAGCGCATGGGCATGCCCGACGACGAGCCCATCGAGCACCCGTGGGTGACGAAGAGCGTCGAGAACGCGCAGAAGAAGGTCGAGGAGCGCAACTTCGACATCCGCAAGAACCTGCTCGAGTACGACGACGTGATGAGCGCGCAGCGCAAGACGATCTACGACATGCGCCAGTCGCTGCTCGTCGGCCGTTACTCTCCCGAGATCATCGACGAGGAGGGGAAGCCGACGGGCGAGAAGCGGACGATCAAGCCGCTCGCGTCCATCGTGGAGCTGGTCCGGCCGGACGTCGGCTACCTGCTCGGCATGTTCGCGAACGACCCGGTGATGCCGCTCGACGCGGACGGCAACCGGCGCGAGATCGTGCGAAAGGACTTCGAGAAGACGGAGCGGTTCGTCGAGCTCGAGAACATGCAGCGCGAGATCTACACGCGCTGGGGCGTGAAGCTCGAGCTCGAGTCGCGCGCCGACAAGGTCCTCGAGATCTACGACGAGTGCTCGGAGCTCATGCCCCTGGCGCTCACCGAGCAGCGCGAGCGGCTGCTCGATCTGATGGACCGGATCATCGGCGCGATGGTCGAGGAGTCGTGCCCGGCCCGCAAGCCGCCGGAGGACTGGGACTGGGGCGGCATCTTCCAGGGCTTTCGCGAGCACTTCGGCGTCGAGCTGCCGGACGACATCGCGCACATCGGCGACCAGGAGACGCTGGCGCGGGAGCTCTACGACCGCGCCGAGAAGGCGTACGAGAAGCGCGAGGAGGAGATCGGCGTCGAGCTGTCGCTGCGCATCTTCCGCCACCTCTACCTGGAGGAGCTCGACAAGGCCTGGGTCGACCACCTGACCGACATGGACCACCTCCGCGACGGCATCGGTCTGCGCGGCTACGGGCAAAAGGACCCGAAGCAGGAGTACAAGAAGGAGGGCTACAACATGTTCGTCAACATGGTGGCCCGCGTCTCCTCGAACGTGGTCACGAAGCTCTTCAGCGTGAACGTCAGGCGCGCCGAGCAGGAAGAGGCGCAGATCGAGGCTGCGGATCGCGAGCGGCACGCTGCGGCGCTGCTCGACGCCGTCGCGCAGCACGACGAGTCCCTCCCGATCGGCGCGAACCCTGCCCCGGCGCTCCCGCAGCCTGCCGTCATGCAGGAGCAGGAGTGCCCCTGCGGCAGCGGCCAGCCGTTCAACAAGTGCCATGGTGTCGAGGACGAGGCGACGGCCTGA
- a CDS encoding response regulator, producing the protein MLPLNDGGGALVAVLVDAGQFDCKPQGYPMTYQPNVLLLDQDHVLRRATALLLCNRGALVSPAATLEEAISLSRERVYDVALIDLAPGTKGAREILGRLRREGTMPRRVIFCADEPASCDGTDDVSEVLLKPYAFGRLLSTIFVDLRARESTQSGIFPRLRLVQGEIGELEGSRPSAPGAAAGVEGAGGRPAERRTFIEPNGAAVYRLQRRPRSGPSGRTLRPSRRAPRGARHPG; encoded by the coding sequence ATGCTGCCGCTGAACGACGGAGGGGGCGCGCTCGTCGCCGTCCTCGTCGATGCGGGGCAATTCGACTGCAAGCCGCAGGGATACCCGATGACGTACCAACCGAACGTTCTCCTCCTCGATCAGGACCATGTCCTCCGGAGGGCCACGGCGCTCCTCCTCTGCAACCGCGGCGCGCTCGTCAGCCCGGCCGCGACCTTGGAGGAAGCGATCTCCCTCTCCCGCGAGCGCGTCTACGACGTCGCGCTGATCGATCTCGCCCCCGGAACGAAAGGCGCCCGGGAGATCCTGGGCCGCCTGCGGCGCGAGGGCACGATGCCCCGGCGGGTTATCTTCTGTGCCGACGAGCCGGCCTCGTGCGACGGCACGGACGACGTCAGCGAGGTCCTGCTCAAGCCGTACGCCTTCGGTCGGCTGCTCAGCACGATCTTCGTCGACCTCCGCGCCCGGGAATCCACGCAGTCCGGGATCTTTCCTCGCCTCCGTCTGGTCCAGGGCGAGATCGGCGAGCTGGAGGGGAGCCGCCCGAGCGCGCCTGGCGCTGCGGCGGGCGTGGAAGGCGCGGGAGGCCGCCCCGCAGAGCGGCGCACCTTCATCGAGCCGAACGGCGCCGCGGTGTACCGGCTCCAGCGCAGGCCGCGCAGCGGCCCCTCCGGGCGGACGCTCAGGCCGTCGCGGCGTGCGCCTCGAGGTGCTCGCCATCCCGGATGA
- a CDS encoding Crp/Fnr family transcriptional regulator has translation MGKPKVRGPTRGHGMEGVRGGASSPDVEKERILSRSPLASLASPSRRALFELGRVERLTRRQCVCQQDAPPRHLFLIGAGRVKVERVADGRVVPLGHRGPGDLVGEGALAGATVSSESATVLDEGDALVVPLAGLERQLASDAALRGALAAALVARKLETEARLGSLLLCTVEARLIEFLRAAARRWGQPHTAGQLVSAPFTHADIALLIGSTRETVTLLLGKLKRAGLIAFDRRRIVIRDGEHLEAHAATA, from the coding sequence ATGGGAAAGCCGAAGGTGCGCGGACCTACGCGCGGGCACGGGATGGAGGGCGTGCGCGGCGGGGCGTCGTCGCCGGATGTCGAGAAGGAGCGGATCCTGTCTCGCTCGCCCCTCGCGTCGCTGGCCTCGCCGAGCCGGCGTGCGCTGTTCGAGCTCGGCAGGGTCGAGCGGCTCACGCGCAGGCAGTGCGTTTGCCAGCAGGATGCGCCGCCGAGGCACCTGTTCCTGATCGGGGCGGGTCGCGTGAAGGTCGAGCGCGTCGCCGACGGTCGGGTGGTTCCGCTCGGGCACCGCGGGCCCGGCGACCTCGTCGGCGAGGGCGCCCTCGCGGGCGCGACGGTCTCCTCCGAGAGCGCGACGGTGCTCGACGAGGGGGACGCGCTCGTGGTGCCGCTCGCCGGTCTCGAGCGGCAGCTCGCGTCCGACGCGGCGCTCCGCGGCGCGCTCGCCGCGGCGCTCGTGGCGCGCAAGCTCGAGACCGAGGCGCGCCTCGGCTCGCTGCTCCTCTGCACGGTCGAAGCGCGCCTGATCGAGTTCCTCCGCGCCGCTGCGCGGCGCTGGGGGCAGCCCCACACCGCTGGACAGCTGGTGTCGGCGCCGTTCACGCACGCGGACATCGCGCTGCTGATCGGGTCCACCCGCGAGACGGTCACCCTGCTGCTGGGCAAGCTGAAGCGCGCCGGCCTGATCGCGTTCGACCGGCGGCGGATCGTCATCCGGGATGGCGAGCACCTCGAGGCGCACGCCGCGACGGCCTGA
- the rpoN gene encoding RNA polymerase factor sigma-54, with amino-acid sequence MGMEMKLQFKLSQQLVMTPQLVQAIRLLQLSRLELVDEIRKELDGNPVLADDMTDPKARDGDKADQRGRNADLPTEQRLENGERFDRDTDIAARETEKRVKEVDWEQFLENRQLQQAMPAHRGGFEELPPIDQNLTKPSNLRDHLLWQLQMSDFVENERQFALLVIGNLDEKGYLDLKGGERPDGTKGPDISLVDLAREAELHPEDAEEVLSMIQRFDPVGVAARDLSECLRVQAEVLGFDDIEMAIIKDHLHNVERRNFPAIAKALKIPLEDVYDAVQEIQKLESVPARNFAEVDEKTIAITPDVYVIKDGTQFVVTDNDKGLQRLYINENLAQRMLRDPKAKEFISEKLRSAQWLIRAIEQRRRTIIKVTECIVEKQREFLERGVGYLKPMILRDVAESVGMHESTISRVTSNKYVHTPQGLFELKYFFNSSIHRVADEDIASESVKQAIKKIIVAEDKSNPYSDQAIVKILEETDGIKIARRTVAKYREMLGILSSSKRKKMF; translated from the coding sequence ATGGGCATGGAGATGAAGCTCCAGTTCAAGCTGTCGCAGCAGCTTGTGATGACCCCGCAGCTGGTGCAGGCCATCCGGCTGCTGCAGCTCTCACGGCTCGAGCTGGTCGACGAGATCAGGAAGGAGCTGGACGGCAACCCTGTCCTCGCGGACGACATGACCGACCCGAAGGCGCGGGACGGCGACAAGGCGGATCAGCGGGGGAGGAACGCCGACCTGCCCACGGAGCAGCGGCTCGAGAACGGCGAGCGGTTCGACCGAGACACCGACATCGCGGCGCGCGAGACGGAGAAGCGGGTCAAGGAGGTGGACTGGGAGCAATTCCTGGAAAACAGGCAGCTCCAGCAGGCCATGCCCGCGCACCGGGGCGGCTTCGAAGAGCTGCCGCCGATCGACCAGAACCTGACGAAGCCGTCGAACCTGCGCGACCACCTGCTCTGGCAGCTCCAGATGAGCGATTTCGTCGAGAACGAGCGGCAGTTCGCGCTGCTCGTCATCGGCAACCTCGACGAGAAGGGGTACCTCGACCTCAAGGGGGGCGAACGTCCGGACGGCACGAAGGGGCCCGACATCAGCCTCGTGGACCTGGCGCGGGAGGCGGAGCTCCACCCCGAGGACGCCGAGGAGGTGCTGTCGATGATCCAGCGCTTCGATCCGGTCGGGGTCGCGGCCCGCGACCTGTCGGAGTGCCTGCGGGTGCAGGCGGAGGTGCTGGGCTTCGACGACATCGAGATGGCCATCATCAAGGACCACCTCCACAACGTGGAGCGGCGCAACTTCCCCGCGATCGCGAAGGCGCTGAAGATCCCGCTGGAGGACGTCTACGACGCGGTCCAGGAGATCCAGAAGCTGGAGAGCGTGCCGGCGCGCAACTTCGCCGAGGTCGACGAGAAGACCATCGCCATCACCCCGGACGTGTACGTCATCAAGGACGGCACCCAGTTCGTCGTCACCGACAACGACAAGGGGCTCCAGCGGCTCTACATCAACGAGAACCTCGCCCAGCGGATGCTCCGGGACCCGAAGGCGAAGGAGTTCATCAGCGAGAAGCTCCGGAGCGCGCAGTGGCTGATCCGGGCCATCGAGCAGCGGCGGCGCACGATCATCAAGGTGACCGAGTGCATCGTCGAGAAGCAGCGCGAGTTCCTCGAGCGCGGCGTGGGCTACCTGAAGCCCATGATCCTCAGGGACGTCGCCGAGTCGGTGGGCATGCACGAGTCGACCATCTCCCGCGTGACGTCGAACAAGTACGTGCACACGCCCCAGGGGCTCTTCGAGCTGAAGTACTTCTTCAACTCATCCATCCACAGGGTCGCCGACGAAGACATCGCCTCGGAGAGCGTCAAGCAGGCGATCAAGAAGATCATCGTGGCCGAGGACAAGTCGAACCCCTACAGCGACCAGGCGATCGTCAAGATCCTCGAGGAGACGGACGGCATCAAGATCGCCCGCCGCACCGTGGCCAAGTACCGCGAGATGCTCGGCATCCTGAGCTCGTCGAAGCGCAAGAAGATGTTCTGA